One window of the Cryptomeria japonica chromosome 7, Sugi_1.0, whole genome shotgun sequence genome contains the following:
- the LOC131857102 gene encoding agamous-like MADS-box protein AGL62: MGKRKLEMTYIRDKIKRQKTFHNRKSGIFKKASELSVLCGCEVFMTIESEDGEIFKFGEDSNLAQNGALDSASFALPHIDNGGQEHPTEESLCAQSYLENAIPEITCWNNPFLEMGIDKDETHYPSNGLHSYFSNQKEEIISTDTDCNSELNSMADLFFTEWFFDSDMPL; encoded by the coding sequence ATGGGCAAAAGAAAACTGGAGATGACTTACATAAGAGACAAGATCAAACGACAGAAGACATTTCATAATAGAAAATCGGGTATCTTCAAAAAAGCTTCTGAGCTTTCTGTGCTCTGCGGTTGTGAAGTGTTTATGACAATTGAATCCGAAGATGGGGAGATTTTTAAATTCGGAGAGGATTCAAATTTGGCTCAGAATGGAGCTCTGGATTCAGCTTCTTTTGCTCTTCCTCACATTGACAATGGCGGTCAAGAACACCCAACAGAAGAATCTCTCTGCGCACAGAGCTATTTGGAAAATGCAATTCCTGAGATCACTTGCTGGAATAACCCTTTCTTGGAAATGGGGATAGATAAAGATGAGACCCATTATCCCTCTAATGGTTTGCATTCTTATTTCTCTAATCAGAAGGAAGAAATTATCTCCACTGATACTGACTGCAATTCCGAGCTAAACTCCATGGCGGATTTGTTCTTCACGGAATGGTTTTTCGACTCAGACATGCCGTTGTAA